A DNA window from Tenuifilaceae bacterium CYCD contains the following coding sequences:
- a CDS encoding dehydrogenase — protein sequence MNWNQLLNSNRFGAEISNQVMPDQTRTDFQRDYDRIIFSSPFRRLQNKTQVFPLPGVIFVHNRLTHSLEVSSVGRSLGNKVLTLIEEDLKEAERMVVSQIPTVVSAACLAHDLGNPPFGHSGEEAIRKYFADNENIYRNLVDEWEWNDLTRFEGNANALRLLTHQFNGRRVGGYRLSNAVLASILKYPYPSTLGKKKYGFFRSEASVFESIVEATGLIKNSNGEFCRHPLVYLVEAADDICYQIMDIEDAHKLGILSTEKTIELYRVFFNDDASGKAKSIDATLNEVIDPNEQVAYLRAIVISKLVENCSQIFASNYRRIMSGEPIKPLVDSLSGASQGAMETIKNLAISKVYNHRKVVEIEIAGFQILSSLLDIFCQAVLNPKSGHSKKVIQLIPEQFNIDGSNYEKILSVLDFVSGMTDVYALETYRLIKGINLPAL from the coding sequence ATGAACTGGAATCAACTCCTTAATTCAAATAGATTTGGCGCTGAGATTTCGAATCAGGTAATGCCGGATCAAACTAGAACCGATTTTCAGCGCGATTACGATAGAATAATCTTCTCGTCGCCTTTTCGCCGATTACAGAATAAAACACAGGTATTTCCTTTGCCAGGTGTAATATTCGTGCATAACCGATTAACCCATAGCCTTGAGGTTTCTAGCGTTGGACGGTCGTTGGGAAATAAAGTATTAACATTGATCGAGGAAGATCTGAAAGAGGCTGAACGGATGGTTGTAAGCCAAATTCCAACGGTTGTATCGGCCGCCTGCTTGGCACACGATTTAGGAAATCCTCCGTTTGGCCATAGCGGCGAGGAGGCTATCCGAAAGTACTTTGCTGATAACGAAAATATTTATCGAAATTTAGTGGATGAGTGGGAGTGGAATGATTTAACCCGATTCGAGGGGAATGCTAATGCACTTCGATTGCTGACACACCAGTTTAATGGACGACGGGTTGGAGGATACAGGCTTAGCAATGCTGTTTTAGCATCGATCCTAAAGTATCCTTATCCATCAACATTGGGAAAAAAGAAGTATGGTTTTTTTAGGTCGGAGGCTTCTGTTTTCGAGAGTATTGTTGAGGCTACTGGATTGATTAAGAATTCTAATGGAGAGTTCTGCCGTCATCCTTTAGTTTATCTTGTTGAGGCTGCGGATGATATTTGTTACCAAATAATGGACATTGAGGATGCTCACAAGTTGGGAATTCTATCAACCGAAAAAACAATTGAATTATATAGAGTATTCTTTAATGACGACGCCTCTGGTAAAGCGAAATCAATAGATGCAACGCTGAATGAGGTGATAGACCCTAACGAACAGGTTGCGTACTTACGGGCAATAGTAATCAGTAAGTTGGTGGAAAACTGCTCACAGATTTTTGCAAGCAACTATCGTAGAATAATGAGTGGAGAACCCATAAAACCACTCGTAGATAGTTTGTCTGGAGCATCGCAGGGTGCTATGGAAACTATTAAAAACTTGGCCATTAGCAAAGTCTATAACCACAGAAAAGTTGTTGAGATTGAGATTGCCGGTTTTCAGATACTAAGTTCTTTGCTAGACATTTTCTGTCAAGCAGTTCTTAACCCTAAGTCAGGTCACTCAAAAAAAGTTATTCAGTTGATTCCTGAGCAATTTAATATAGATGGTTCTAACTACGAGAAAATTCTTTCGGTTCTAGATTTTGTATCTGGAATGACAGACGTTTATGCGTTGGAAACATACCGATTAATTAAAGGAATAAATCTACCTGCACTTTAG
- a CDS encoding transcriptional regulator, which yields MVQIKELKIEQLEQAANMLKAIAHPMRIAIISLLEDSKKLTVTEIHETLKIEQSTASHHLGILKDKGVLSCKRDGKNTYYFLRNENLGKILDCVGRCAV from the coding sequence ATGGTACAGATTAAAGAGTTGAAAATTGAACAGCTGGAGCAAGCGGCTAATATGCTTAAAGCTATTGCTCATCCAATGAGAATTGCAATTATAAGTTTGCTAGAAGATAGTAAGAAACTAACAGTAACGGAGATTCACGAAACGCTTAAAATAGAGCAATCTACCGCATCGCATCACTTGGGAATTCTTAAGGATAAGGGAGTACTTTCCTGCAAGCGTGATGGAAAAAATACGTACTACTTTTTGCGAAATGAGAATTTAGGGAAGATTCTTGATTGTGTGGGCCGTTGCGCTGTGTAG
- the tyrS gene encoding tyrosine--tRNA ligase — MNFIEELKWRGMIHDIMPGTEEQLAKEMTTAYVGIDPTADSLHIGHLVSVMMLIHFQRCGHRPVVLVGGATGMIGDPSGKSQERNLLDESTLRHNQECLKNQLSHFLDFESKEANAAVMVNNYDWMKEFSFLSFIRDIGKHITVNYMMSKDSVKKRLSAESSSGMSFTEFTYQLVQGTDFLHLYQALGCKLQMGGSDQWGNITTGTELIRRKLGGEAFALTCPLITKADGGKFGKTEQGNVWLDKKLTSPYKFYQFWLNTSDEDAEKYIKIFTMLSRGEIEKLIEDHRPAPHERRLQKKLAREITVMVHSEDDYNAAVEASEMLFGNATTDSLKRLDEETFLSVFEGVPTFEVDKSMLNAGVSLSSLTVEHSKVFPSKGELRRLVQGGGLSINKEKVNNPDEVITSEHLINGKYLLIQKGKKSYNIILAV, encoded by the coding sequence ATGAATTTTATTGAGGAACTTAAATGGCGAGGTATGATTCACGATATCATGCCTGGAACAGAGGAACAATTAGCAAAAGAAATGACCACTGCTTATGTTGGAATAGATCCAACAGCAGACTCTTTACATATTGGCCACCTGGTATCGGTAATGATGCTTATCCATTTCCAGCGATGTGGTCACAGACCGGTTGTACTTGTTGGTGGCGCAACTGGAATGATTGGCGATCCATCCGGAAAATCGCAGGAAAGGAATCTCCTGGATGAATCAACTTTACGTCACAACCAGGAGTGTTTGAAGAATCAGCTGTCGCATTTCCTCGATTTTGAGTCGAAGGAAGCTAACGCTGCCGTTATGGTAAACAATTACGATTGGATGAAGGAATTCTCATTCCTATCTTTTATTCGTGATATTGGCAAGCATATCACCGTAAATTACATGATGAGTAAGGATTCGGTAAAAAAGAGGCTTAGCGCTGAATCGTCTTCTGGGATGTCGTTCACAGAGTTTACCTACCAACTGGTTCAGGGAACCGATTTTCTACATCTATACCAAGCATTGGGCTGTAAGTTGCAAATGGGTGGATCGGATCAATGGGGAAACATTACCACAGGAACTGAATTAATCCGCAGGAAATTGGGAGGCGAAGCATTTGCGTTAACTTGTCCGCTTATAACTAAGGCCGATGGAGGAAAATTTGGCAAAACTGAGCAGGGAAATGTATGGCTGGATAAGAAACTAACATCGCCTTATAAGTTTTACCAGTTCTGGTTGAATACTTCTGATGAGGATGCCGAGAAGTACATCAAGATCTTTACTATGCTATCGCGGGGCGAGATTGAGAAACTTATTGAGGACCATAGGCCAGCACCGCATGAACGTAGGTTGCAGAAAAAATTAGCTCGCGAAATAACTGTTATGGTTCACTCCGAGGATGATTATAACGCTGCCGTTGAAGCATCTGAAATGCTTTTTGGTAATGCTACAACCGATTCCCTTAAACGCCTTGATGAGGAAACGTTCCTGTCGGTTTTTGAGGGTGTTCCAACCTTTGAGGTTGATAAAAGTATGCTCAATGCAGGCGTTTCGCTGTCATCATTAACCGTTGAACATTCTAAGGTATTCCCATCAAAAGGTGAATTGCGCCGCTTGGTTCAGGGTGGTGGTTTAAGCATCAACAAGGAGAAGGTTAACAATCCCGATGAGGTAATAACGTCAGAGCATTTGATTAACGGAAAGTACCTGCTTATTCAGAAAGGCAAAAAAAGTTATAACATTATACTAGCAGTATAA
- a CDS encoding polyprenyl synthetase: MLDSIKQPIDEDLKRFEPYFKEHMSTKVSLLDVITNYIFRRKGKQLRPMIVFLSAGLNGKIGNETYVGAGMIELLHTATLIHDDVVDEAYERRGFFSVNAIWRSKIAVLVGDYLLSRGLLVAIENNQFELLRVMSEAVKDMSEGELLQIERSRKMNIDEETYYEIIKKKTASLIASCCANGAISAGASAENVALMKEFGTNLGIAFQIRDDLFDYQPSGIIGKPTGNDIKEKKLTLPLIHSLSVAEPKESKRILNLIRHNSKKSSTISAVVDFVNKNGGLDYTIEQMNSFRDKSLEILKLFPESEYRKSMELLTNFVVERKK; encoded by the coding sequence ATGCTCGATTCAATTAAACAGCCAATTGATGAAGACCTAAAACGCTTTGAACCTTACTTCAAGGAACACATGAGCACAAAGGTTTCGCTCCTTGATGTGATTACAAACTACATTTTTAGGCGAAAAGGGAAACAGTTAAGGCCAATGATTGTTTTTCTTTCTGCGGGACTTAACGGGAAGATTGGCAATGAAACATACGTGGGGGCAGGAATGATTGAGTTGCTCCACACCGCCACGCTAATTCACGATGATGTTGTGGACGAGGCATATGAGCGACGTGGATTCTTCTCGGTAAATGCTATTTGGCGATCGAAAATTGCAGTTCTTGTTGGAGACTATCTCCTATCGCGCGGTCTACTTGTGGCAATAGAAAATAATCAATTTGAACTATTGCGAGTTATGAGCGAGGCCGTAAAGGATATGAGCGAAGGCGAATTGTTGCAAATTGAACGCTCGAGAAAAATGAATATTGATGAAGAAACATACTACGAAATAATTAAGAAAAAAACAGCATCGCTAATTGCATCGTGCTGCGCCAACGGCGCAATATCGGCAGGAGCATCGGCGGAAAATGTTGCGTTAATGAAGGAATTTGGCACCAATTTAGGTATCGCCTTCCAAATCCGCGACGATTTGTTCGATTATCAACCTAGCGGGATAATTGGGAAACCAACGGGCAATGATATAAAGGAGAAAAAATTAACCTTACCTTTAATTCATTCGTTATCGGTTGCTGAACCGAAAGAAAGTAAACGAATCCTCAACCTTATTCGCCATAATAGCAAAAAAAGCAGCACAATATCCGCAGTAGTTGATTTTGTGAATAAAAATGGAGGTTTGGATTATACAATAGAGCAGATGAACTCCTTCCGGGATAAATCCCTTGAGATTCTAAAATTGTTTCCTGAATCGGAGTACCGAAAATCGATGGAATTGCTAACCAACTTTGTAGTAGAGCGGAAAAAATAG